Proteins encoded by one window of Blautia argi:
- a CDS encoding plasmid mobilization protein, which yields MARPKKEKSLRHTHQIMLRLTDTEHEIISSQAKAANLPLAEFARRQIMNKRTILKYELVADLPELKKLIAEFGKIGSNLNQIARYFNSGGIHSQEVQKSLQQSLSKIYEMKYEVLKLAGNFSAQNTSAPTHSRGNEYGNS from the coding sequence ATGGCAAGACCAAAAAAAGAAAAATCATTACGGCATACACATCAAATTATGCTGCGTCTTACTGATACAGAACACGAAATTATATCTTCTCAGGCAAAAGCCGCAAATCTGCCTTTGGCGGAATTTGCCCGTAGACAAATTATGAACAAAAGAACAATTCTAAAATATGAACTGGTGGCTGATCTGCCGGAATTAAAAAAATTGATTGCCGAGTTTGGAAAAATAGGAAGCAATCTAAATCAGATTGCCCGGTACTTCAATAGCGGCGGTATTCATTCACAGGAAGTACAAAAATCACTCCAGCAGAGTCTTTCTAAAATCTATGAAATGAAATACGAAGTCTTAAAACTTGCCGGAAACTTTTCTGCCCAAAATACATCCGCTCCCACTCATTCAAGAGGTAATGAATATGGCAATTCTTAA
- a CDS encoding IS1634 family transposase, translating into MYIAITGSKNNKDVYIYRSFRKENGKASSCIYKKLGKYNALLEQFDGNEDKLMTWAKEQAAKETELYKQHTGKVSVEFSKAAAIPMNERRSFNVGYLFLQKLCTQLRLDKVCRTIKSRHKFKYDLNAILTDLVYARILSPASKLASYEYCQSLLEPPKYSLQDVYRSLSVIAGESDFIQSELYKNSNFIHPRNNRILYYDCTNYYFEIEEEDDFRRYGKSKENRPNPIVTMGLFMDADGLPLAFDIFPGNQNEQTTLKPLESKILQDFNCSEFIYCSDSGLGSSSNRRFNSLGNGAYIITHSLKKMKKEDREIALNPTQFRRIGSDQFIDIRTLDESDEEIYNTIYYKEVPVVTGDMDETLVVTYSPKYKAYQRKIRARQIERAERIITAPGRKRKGKNQNDPMRFVKKTSVTTDGEIAEKQVYDLDEEQIQKEELYDGFYAVITNLEGDISEIIRINRQRWEIEENFRIMKTEFEARPIYVRREDRIKAHFMTCYISLLLYRLLEKELGNIYTADQILETLRSMQMTLLNTASGYIPSYTRTELTDTLHKTFDFRTDYEFITKTDMRTLIKDTKQIKSKLK; encoded by the coding sequence ATGTACATAGCAATCACAGGCAGCAAAAATAATAAAGATGTATATATTTATCGTTCCTTCCGCAAAGAAAACGGAAAAGCCTCTTCATGTATTTACAAAAAACTTGGGAAGTACAATGCTCTTTTGGAACAGTTCGATGGAAATGAAGACAAACTGATGACATGGGCAAAAGAACAGGCTGCTAAGGAAACCGAACTTTATAAGCAGCATACCGGAAAAGTTTCTGTAGAGTTTTCCAAAGCTGCAGCTATCCCTATGAATGAACGCCGTTCTTTCAATGTAGGTTATCTGTTCCTTCAGAAACTATGCACGCAGCTCCGTTTAGATAAAGTCTGCCGGACAATTAAAAGCAGGCATAAATTTAAATATGATCTCAATGCAATACTCACAGATCTTGTCTATGCGAGGATTCTTTCCCCTGCCAGCAAACTGGCCAGCTACGAGTACTGCCAGTCTTTGTTGGAACCGCCTAAATACAGTCTCCAGGACGTTTATCGCTCTCTTTCTGTGATTGCAGGGGAGTCTGATTTCATACAAAGTGAGCTATATAAAAACTCAAACTTCATTCATCCACGAAATAATAGAATCCTTTATTATGACTGTACGAATTATTACTTTGAAATTGAAGAGGAAGATGATTTCCGGCGTTACGGAAAAAGCAAAGAAAACCGTCCTAATCCAATCGTAACTATGGGATTATTTATGGACGCAGACGGTCTTCCCCTTGCCTTTGATATTTTCCCTGGAAACCAGAATGAACAGACAACTCTGAAGCCGTTAGAATCCAAAATTCTTCAGGATTTTAACTGCAGTGAATTCATATACTGTTCTGATTCCGGACTTGGCAGTTCAAGTAACCGAAGATTCAATTCTTTAGGAAATGGGGCTTATATCATCACGCATTCTCTGAAAAAAATGAAAAAGGAAGATCGTGAGATTGCTCTGAACCCGACTCAGTTCCGCAGAATTGGATCCGATCAATTTATAGATATCCGTACACTGGACGAATCGGATGAAGAGATCTATAACACAATCTACTACAAGGAAGTGCCTGTTGTTACAGGTGACATGGATGAGACTTTAGTTGTCACCTATTCCCCTAAGTACAAAGCCTACCAGAGAAAAATCCGTGCCCGGCAGATTGAACGGGCTGAAAGGATAATCACAGCACCTGGACGCAAAAGAAAAGGGAAAAATCAAAACGATCCTATGCGCTTCGTAAAAAAGACTTCCGTTACTACTGATGGTGAGATTGCCGAAAAACAAGTTTATGATCTTGATGAAGAACAAATCCAAAAAGAAGAATTGTATGATGGTTTTTATGCAGTTATCACAAACCTGGAAGGAGATATTTCAGAGATCATAAGGATCAACAGACAACGTTGGGAAATCGAAGAAAACTTTCGGATCATGAAAACAGAATTCGAAGCAAGACCTATATATGTCAGAAGAGAAGACCGGATAAAAGCCCATTTCATGACCTGCTATATCAGCCTTCTGCTCTATCGTTTACTGGAAAAGGAACTTGGAAATATTTATACAGCAGATCAGATATTGGAAACATTACGCTCAATGCAAATGACACTGCTGAACACAGCGAGTGGATATATCCCCTCTTATACAAGAACCGAATTAACCGATACATTACATAAAACATTTGATTTTAGAACGGATTATGAATTCATTACCAAAACAGATATGCGAACTCTTATCAAAGATACAAAGCAAATAAAATCAAAACTGAAATAA